A genomic region of Anopheles coustani chromosome 3, idAnoCousDA_361_x.2, whole genome shotgun sequence contains the following coding sequences:
- the LOC131268656 gene encoding LOW QUALITY PROTEIN: WD repeat-containing protein 35-like (The sequence of the model RefSeq protein was modified relative to this genomic sequence to represent the inferred CDS: deleted 1 base in 1 codon), translating to MGHREYQTQIQNLKREKDAFQLAKREIDAENQRLKASLKSKEKELADEQELQRELKAELDRTKLAVKKANVLSLEMEAYERSLNELNTKLEAQKTLVRELEGTIDVQEQSIKSLKQQLVLLEESLESQQKHSRELKQEADTMQGKLRQSEHQRVDLMRQLEELGDEHDRLKQRVENNRVDLEQMAADKEQVCGALEVEKSNLLKKNLTLEDEIGALRKANAEKQQEVEDVRTEFASYKIRAQSVLRHAQSEDSFKTVSDQSEENDDYPYSNNDVDSQSGLFRPLSSFSSDKDDVVMVWMLYKGSWYEEMTNDRKKSTVKGMAWTSDGQKICIVYEDGTVIVGSVDGNRIWGKELKNVSLTGEQWSPDGRLLLFSIKNGEVHLYDNQGIFVMKLHIQCVYLTPSKSITMVGLCRFHKGTSPSRPVLAICYENGRMQLMRHENDDTPVVVDTGVQAISCMWNHYGTILAVCGIKSNYHIDDTPALEVLNDLDSKTVHEIPPKVDPSQDPICCLASSESLLLIGRESGLIHEYTLPHLVLRNRHYLQTRSYKLAINCNSTRAAMIDCNGVLTTLTLRDDTTSNELEQSSGHIQRKDVWAICWAKDNPQLLAIMEKTRMYILRGADPEEPITCSGYICHFEELEITGVLLDDIIKGGATPNVKEHLVQLRVKSLRDTEDLLAHVGIAEAKQFIEDNPHPRLWRLLAEASLKKLDLETAEAAFVRCSNYPGIQLIKRLRTIQLEALQRAEIGAFFGEFDEAENLYMDVDRRDCAVRLRQTLCDWFRTVQLYRLGPGTSDQQMENAWREISHHYMNMRAWGSAKEYYEKAHHIEGLMDALYGLEQYDELVGCMHKLPEKSPQLAKLGQMLATVGMCEQAVAAYLKLGDVKSAVSSCIGLRQWGLAVELAQKYKMPQINTLLSKHAAQLLQEGKLPEAIELQRKAGRYLDSARLLLKMAEAEVEKKSDYVRIKQLYVLSGLLAEEYIEKQMALQAGGPSRAAVLAQLNPDDAVLIEQIWHHAEAYHYMLLAQRQLRSGLLHSAVISALRLREYEDVLDVEVLYALLALASCADRSFGTCSKAFIKLEAIETISEGRRLQYEELAISIFSRYDPKDNKVKHVSCYTCETPVADCSTLCPSCGNRFPPCIASGQPLTNPTGAWQCSGCYHVAHPLEMTSRKTCPLCHLWLIAPAKGAVEI from the exons ATGGGACATCGGGAGTACCAAACGCAGATACAAAATTTGAAGCGTGAAAAGGACGCATTTCAGCTGGCAAAGCGAGAAATCGATGCCGAAAATCAGCGCCTTAAGGCAAGCTTAAAGTCCAAAGAAAAGGAACTTGCCGACGAGCAGGAGCTGCAAAGGGAGCTGAAAGCAGAGCTCGACCGTACCAAGCTAGCGGTCAAGAAAGCCAACGTACTCAGCCTCGAGATGGAAGCGTACGAGCGGTCGTTGAACGAGCTAAACACAAAGCTGGAGGCGCAGAAAACGTTGGTCAGGGAGTTGGAGGGTACGATCGACGTGCAGGAGCAATCGATCAAAAGCCTCAAGCAGCAGTTGGTCCTGCTGGAGGAAAGTCTCGAGTCACAGCAAAAGCATTCGCGCGAGCTCAAGCAGGAGGCCGACACGATGCAGGGTAAGCTGCGCCAGAGCGAACACCAGCGGGTTGACCTGATGAGACAGCTGGAGGAGTTGGGCGACGAGCACGATCGCCTGAAGCAGAGGGTGGAAAACAATCGTGTCGACTTGGAGCAGATGGCCGCTGATAAGGAGCAGGTGTGCGGTGCGCTGGAGGTAGAGAAAAGCAATCTTCTCAAAAAGAACCTTACACTGGAGGACGAGATAGGCGCGTTGCGGAAAGCGAACGCGGAAAAGCAGCAGGAAGTTGAGGATGTGCGCACGGAGTTTGCAAGTTATAAGATTCGGGCGCAGTCGGTTCTACGACATGCCCAAAGTGAGGATAGTTTCAAGACAGTTTCGGATCAGTCCGAGGAAAATGATGATTATCCGTATTCCAACAATGATGTCG ATTCGCAATCCGGACTGTTCCGTCCGCTTTCCTCCTTCTCGTCCGACAAGGATGACGTCGTTATGGTGTGGATGTTGTACAAG GGTTCCTGGTACGAGGAGATGACGAACGATCGTAAAAAGTCGACGGTAAAGGGGATGGCATGGACGAGCGATGGGCAGAAGATATGCATCGTTTACGAAGATGGCACTGTCATCGTTGGCTCGGTCGATGGTAACCGGATCTGGGGAAAGGAACTGAAGAACGTATCGCTGACCGGCGAACAATGGAGTCCGGACGGGAGACTGCTCCTATTCAGCATTAAAAATGGTGAGGTTCACCTGTACGACAACCAGGGCATCTTCGTGATGAAGCTGCACATACAGTGTGTGTACCTTACGCCGTCGAAGAGCATTACGATGGTGGGCCTTTGTAGGTTCCATAAGGGCACCTCGCCGAGTCGTCCAGTTCTGGCAATTTGCTACGAAAACGGTCGAATGCAGTTGATGCGGCACGAAAACGACGACACGCCGGTTGTGGTGGATACGGGAGTGCAGGCCATTTCGTGTATGTGGAACCATTACGGGACGATCCTGGCGGTTTGCGGAATCAAGTCGAAC TACCACATCGACGACACGCCCGCCCTGGAAGTGCTAAACGATCTCGACTCGAAAACGGTCCACGAAATCCCGCCCAAGGTGGACCCGAGCCAGGATCCCATCTGTTGCCTGGCATCGTCGGAGAGTTTGCTATTGATCGGCCGGGAGAGTGGCCTCATCCACGAGTACACACTGCCCCATCTGGTGTTGCGCAACCGACACTATCTGCAGACGCGCAGCTATAAGCTGGCGATCAACTGTAACTCGACCCGAGCGGCCATGATCGACTGCAACGGCGTGCTGACGACGCTGACTCTCCGTGACGACACAACGAGCAACGAACTGGAGCAATCGAGCGGCCACATCCAACGGAAGGACGTGTGGGCCATCTGCTGGGCGAAGGACAACCCGCAGCTGCTGGCCATCATGGAGAAGACGCGCATGTACATCCTGCGCGGGGCCGACCCGGAGGAACCGATCACCTGCTCCGGCTACATCTGCCACTTTGAGGAGCTGGAAATCACGGGCGTCCTGCTGGACGACATCATCAAGGGTGGTGCGACGCCGAACGTGAAGGAGCATCTCGTGCAGTTGCGCGTCAAATCGCTGCGCGACACGGAGGACCTGCTGGCGCACGTCGGGATCGCCGAGGCGAAGCAGTTCATCGAGGATAACCCACACCCGCGGCTGTGGAGACTGCTGGCGGAGGCATCGCTGAAGAAGCTGGACCTCgagacggccgaagcggcgttcGTGCGATGCAGCAACTATCCGGGCATTCAGCTGATCAAGCGCCTCAGGACAATCCAGCTGGAAGCGCTGCAGCGGGCCGAGATCGGCGCGTTCTTCGGCGAGTTCGATGAGGCGGAAAACCTGTACATGGACGTGGATCGACGGGATTGCGCGGTTCGGTTGCGCCAGACGCTGTGCGATTGGTTTCGCACGGTGCAGCTGTATCGGCTCGGGCCGGGCACGTCCGACCAGCAGATGGAGAACGCGTGGCGCGAGATCAGCCACCACTACATGAACATGCGCGCCTGGGGCAGCGCCAAGGAGTACTACGAGAAGGCGCACCACATCGAGGGCCTGATGGACGCGCTGTACGGTTTGGAGCAGTACGACGAGCTGGTCGGCTGCATGCACAAGCTCCCCGAGAAGAGCCCGCAGCTGGCGAAGCTGGGCCAGATGCTGGCCACGGTGGGGATGTGCGAGCAGGCGGTCGCCGCCTACCTCAAGCTGGGCGACGTCAAGTCGGCCGTCTCCAGCTGCATCGGCCTGCGGCAGTGGGGACTGGCGGTGGAGCTGGCGCAAAAGTACAAGATGCCCCAGATCAACACGCTGCTGAGCAAGCACGCGGCCCAGCTGCTGCAGGAGGGCAAGCTGCCGGAAGCGATCGAGCTGCAGCGGAAGGCGGGCCGCTACCTGGACTCCGCCCGGCTGCTGCTGAAGATGGCCGAGGCGGAGGTGGAGAAGAAGTCCGACTACGTGCGCATCAAGCAGCTGTACGTGCTGTCGGGGCTGCTCGCGGAGGAGTACATCGAAAAGCAGATGGCGCTGCAGGCGGGCGGCCCAAGCCGAGCGGCGGTCCTGGCCCAGCTCAATCCGGACGATGCGGTGCTGATCGAGCAGATATGGCACCACGCGGAGGCGTACCACTATATGCTGCTGGCACAGCGACAACTGCGCTCCGGGTTGCTGCATAGCGCCGTCATTAGCGCGCTCCGGCTGCGCGAGTACGAGGACGTGCTGGACGTGGAGGTGCTGTACGCGCTGCTCGCCCTGGCCAGCTGTGCCGATCGCTCGTTCGGCACCTGCTCGAAGGCGTTCATCAAGCTGGAGGCGATCGAGACGATCTCCGAGGGTCGTCGGCTGCAGTACGAGGAGCTGGCCATCAGCATCTTCTCGCGCTACGACCCGAAGGACAACAAGGTGAAGCACGTCAGCTGTTACACCTGCGAGACGCCGGTGGCCGACTGCAGCACGCTCTGTCCCAGCTGCGGCAATCGCTTTCCGCCGTGCATCGCGTCCGGACAGCCGCTGACCAATCCGACCGGCGCCTGGCAGTGTTCCGGTTGCTACCACGTCGCGCACCCGCTGGAAATGACGTCACGCAAGACGTGCCCCCTCTGCCATCTCTGGCTGATCGCGCCGGCGAAGGGAGCGGTGGagatttaa